One window of Puntigrus tetrazona isolate hp1 chromosome 14, ASM1883169v1, whole genome shotgun sequence genomic DNA carries:
- the ogt.1 gene encoding UDP-N-acetylglucosamine--peptide N-acetylglucosaminyltransferase 110 kDa subunit isoform X1: protein MASSVGNVADSTEPTKRMLSFQGLAELAHREYQSGDFEAAERHCMQLWRQEPDNTGVLLLLSSIHFQCRRLDRSAHFSTLAIKQNPMLAEAYSNLGNVYKERGQLQEAIEHYRHALRLKPDFIDGYINLAAALVAAGDMEGAVQAYVSALQYNPDLYCVRSDLGNLLKALGRLEEAKACYLKAIETQPNFAVAWSNLGCVFNAQGEIWLAIHHFEKAVTLDPNFLDAYINLGNVLKEARIFDRAVAGYLRALSLSPNHAVVHGNLACVYYEQGLIDLAIDTYRRAIELQPHFPDAYCNLANALKEKGNVSEAEECYNTALRLCPTHADSLNNLANIKREQGNIEEAVQLYRKALEVFPEFAAAHSNLASVLQQQGKLQEALMHYKEAIRISPTFADAYSNMGNTLKEMQDVQGALQCYTRAIQINPAFADAHSNLASIHKDSGNIPEAIASYRTALKLKPDFPDAYCNLAHCLQIVCDWTDYDERMKKLVSIVADQLDKNRLPSVHPHHSMLYPLSHGFRKAIAERHGNLCLDKINALHKPAYEHPKDLKTSGGRLRVGYVSSDFGNHPTSHLMQSIPGMHNSEKFEVFCYALSPDDSTNFRVKVMAEAHHFIDLSQIPCNGKAADRIHQDGVHILVNMNGYTKGARNELFALRPAAIQAMWLGYPGTSGAPFMDYIITDKETSPFEVAEQYSEKMAYMPNTFFIGDHANMFPHLKKKAVIDFKSNGHIFDNRIVLNGIDLKAFLESLPDIKIVKMECDGQESTDSNGALSMPVIPMNTAAEAIINMINQGQIQVTINGFTVSNGLATTQINNKAATGEEVPRTIVVTTRSQYGLPEDSIVYCNFNQLYKIDPPTLQMWANILKRVPNSVLWLLRFPAVGEPNIQQYAQNLGLPASRIIFSPVAPKEEHVRRGQLADVCLDTPLCNGHTTGMDVLWAGTPMVTMPGETLASRVAASQLTCLGCPELIAQSRQEYEDVAVKLGTDMEFLKKVRARVWKQRICSPLFNTKQYTLDLERLYLQMWEHYAAGGKPEPLVKMQALESSEST from the exons ATGGCGAGCTCGGTGGGGAACGTGGCTGATAGCACAG AACCAACCAAACGTATGCTTTCCTTCCAAGGGTTGGCAGAGCTGGCACACCGTGAATATCAGTCAGGAGATTTTGAGGCAGCTGAGCGCCACTGTATGCAGCTGTGGAGGCAGGAGCCGGATAATACTGGCGTACTGCTGCTGCTCTCCTCTATCCACTTCCAGTGTCGCAGGCTTGACAG GTCTGCCCACTTTAGCACGCTGGCCATTAAGCAGAACCCCATGCTGGCTGAGGCCTACTCTAACCTGGGCAATGTTTACAAGGAACGGGGTCAACTTCAGGAGGCCATTGAGCACTACCGCCACGCACTCCGTCTCAAACCGGACTTCATCGATGGATACATCAACCTGGCAGCAGCTTTGGTGGCAGCGGGGGACATGGAGGGAGCAGTTCAAGCATATGTCTCTGCTCTCCAGTATAATCCT GATCTGTATTGTGTACGCAGTGACTTGGGTAACCTGCTTAAAGCGCTTGGGCGCCTTGAAGAGGCAAAG GCTTGTTACCTGAAGGCAATTGAAACCCAGCCAAACTTTGCCGTGGCCTGGAGTAACCTGGGCTGTGTGTTCAATGCCCAGGGGGAGATCTGGCTGGCCATACATCATTTTGAGAAG GCAGTGACCCTGGACCCAAACTTTTTGGACGCTTACATCAACTTGGGCAATGTTCTGAAAGAGGCTCGTATTTTTGACAG AGCTGTTGCTGGCTATCTGCGTGCCCTCAGCCTGAGCCCCAACCACGCTGTTGTTCATGGAAACCTGGCGTGTGTGTATTATGAGCAGGGATTGATTGACCTGGCCATTGATACTTACCGTCGTGCCATTGAGCTGCAGCCACACTTTCCTGATGCATACTGCAATCTCGCTAATGCACTGAAGGAGAAGGGCAAT GTTTCTGAAGCTGAAGAGTGTTACAACACTGCGCTGCGTCTGTGCCCGACTCATGCCGACTCACTTAACAATCTGGCCAACATCAAGCGTGAGCAAGGCAACATCGAGGAAGCTGTGCAGCTGTACAGGAAAGCTCTGGAG gtGTTCCCTGAATTTGCTGCTGCCCATTCAAACCTGGCCAGTGTCCTGCAGCAGCAGGGGAAACTTCAGGAAGCTCTCATGCACTATAAGGAGGCAATCag AATCAGCCCCACATTTGCTGATGCTTACTCTAACATGGGCAACACTCTGAAAGAGATGCAGGATGTTCAGGGGGCGCTGCAGTGCTACACTCGAGCCATACAGATCAACCCCGCTTTTGCAGATGCTCACAGTAACTTGGCTTCAATACACAAG GATTCTGGGAACATACCTGAAGCGATTGCATCGTACCGCACTGCCCTGAAGCTCAAGCCTGACTTCCCTGATGCTTATTGTAACCTGGCTCACTGTCTACAG ATTGTATGTGACTGGACTGACTACGATGAGCGCATGAAGAAGCTAGTGAGCATTGTGGCTGATCAACTGGACAAGAACCGTCTGCCATCTGTGCATCCCCATCACAGCATGCTCTACCCTCTCTCTCACGGTTTTCGAAAGGCGATTGCAGAGAGACATGGCAACTTGTGTCTGGATAAG ATCAATGCTCTTCATAAACCTGCCTATGAGCATCCAAAGGACTTGAAAACCAGTGGAGGCCGTTTGCGTGTGGGTTACGTTAGCTCTGATTTTGGCAACCATCCCACTTCCCACCTGATGCAGTCCATCCCTGGCATGCACAACTCTGAGAAGTTCGAG GTGTTTTGCTATGCTCTCAGCCCTGATGACAGCACCAACTTCAGAGTTAAAGTCATGGCAGAGGCTCATCATTTCATTGACCTTTCACAG ATCCCCTGTAACGGAAAGGCAGCAGACAGGATTCATCAAGATGGAGTCCACATCCTGGTCAACATGAATGGTTATACTAAAGGAGCACGCAATGAGCTTTTTGCATTGCGCCCTGCAGCCATTCAG GCCATGTGGCTTGGATACCCAGGCACCAGTGGAGCTCCTTTCATGGACTACATTATCACTGATAAGGAGACGTCTCCTTTTGAAGTTGCAGAGCAGTACTCTGAGAAAATGGCCTACATGCCAAACACTTTCTTCATTGGAGATCATGCCAATATGTTCCCTCACCTCAAG AAAAAAGCAGTGATAGACTTCAAGTCAAATGGCCATATATTTGACAATCGCATCGTACTGAATGGCATCGATCTGAAAGCCTTCCTGGAAAGCCTGCCAGATATCAAAATTGTAAAG ATGGAATGTGACGGACAAGAGTCCACTGACAGTAACGGGGCCCTCTCCATGCCCGTCATCCCTATGAACACAGCCGCTGAGGCCATCATTAACATGATCAACCAGGGCCAGATCCAGGTCACCATCAATGGCTTTACGGTCAGCAATGGCCTGGCTACCACTCAG atTAACAACAAAGCTGCAACAGGAGAAGAAGTTCCCAGAACAATTGTGGTGACCACCCGTTCGCAATATGGCCTCCCTGAAGACTCCATTGTCTATTGTAACTTCAACCAGCTCTATAAGATTGACCCTCCCACGCTGCAGATGTGGGCCAAT ATCCTGAAGCGTGTGCCCAACAGTGTGCTCTGGCTGCTGCGCTTCCCGGCTGTGGGTGAGCCTAATATCCAACAGTACGCTCAGAACCTGGGCCTGCCTGCCTCTCGCATCATCTTCTCCCCCGTGGCTCCCAAAGAGGAGCATGTGAGACGCGGACAGCTGGCGGATGTGTGCCTGGACACGCCTCTCTGTAACGGACACACCACAGGCATGGATGTGCTGTGGGCTGGGACCCCCATGGTTACTATGCCag GAGAGACCCTGGCCTCGCGGGTCGCCGCCTCTCAGCTCACCTGTCTTGGCTGCCCTGAGCTCATCGCCCAGAGCCGTCAGGAGTATGAAGATGTTGCTGTGAAGCTCGGCACTGACATGGAGTT CCTGAAGAAGGTTCGCGCCCGCGTGTGGAAGCAGCGCATCTGCAGCCCGCTCTTCAACACCAAGCAGTACACCTTGGACCTGGAGAGACTCTACCTGCAGATGTGGGAGCATTACGCCGCCGGAGGCAAACCTGAGCCCCTGGTCAAAATGCAGGCTCTGGAGAGCAGCGAGAGCACCTAG
- the ogt.1 gene encoding UDP-N-acetylglucosamine--peptide N-acetylglucosaminyltransferase 110 kDa subunit isoform X2 has translation MASSVGNVADSTGLAELAHREYQSGDFEAAERHCMQLWRQEPDNTGVLLLLSSIHFQCRRLDRSAHFSTLAIKQNPMLAEAYSNLGNVYKERGQLQEAIEHYRHALRLKPDFIDGYINLAAALVAAGDMEGAVQAYVSALQYNPDLYCVRSDLGNLLKALGRLEEAKACYLKAIETQPNFAVAWSNLGCVFNAQGEIWLAIHHFEKAVTLDPNFLDAYINLGNVLKEARIFDRAVAGYLRALSLSPNHAVVHGNLACVYYEQGLIDLAIDTYRRAIELQPHFPDAYCNLANALKEKGNVSEAEECYNTALRLCPTHADSLNNLANIKREQGNIEEAVQLYRKALEVFPEFAAAHSNLASVLQQQGKLQEALMHYKEAIRISPTFADAYSNMGNTLKEMQDVQGALQCYTRAIQINPAFADAHSNLASIHKDSGNIPEAIASYRTALKLKPDFPDAYCNLAHCLQIVCDWTDYDERMKKLVSIVADQLDKNRLPSVHPHHSMLYPLSHGFRKAIAERHGNLCLDKINALHKPAYEHPKDLKTSGGRLRVGYVSSDFGNHPTSHLMQSIPGMHNSEKFEVFCYALSPDDSTNFRVKVMAEAHHFIDLSQIPCNGKAADRIHQDGVHILVNMNGYTKGARNELFALRPAAIQAMWLGYPGTSGAPFMDYIITDKETSPFEVAEQYSEKMAYMPNTFFIGDHANMFPHLKKKAVIDFKSNGHIFDNRIVLNGIDLKAFLESLPDIKIVKMECDGQESTDSNGALSMPVIPMNTAAEAIINMINQGQIQVTINGFTVSNGLATTQINNKAATGEEVPRTIVVTTRSQYGLPEDSIVYCNFNQLYKIDPPTLQMWANILKRVPNSVLWLLRFPAVGEPNIQQYAQNLGLPASRIIFSPVAPKEEHVRRGQLADVCLDTPLCNGHTTGMDVLWAGTPMVTMPGETLASRVAASQLTCLGCPELIAQSRQEYEDVAVKLGTDMEFLKKVRARVWKQRICSPLFNTKQYTLDLERLYLQMWEHYAAGGKPEPLVKMQALESSEST, from the exons ATGGCGAGCTCGGTGGGGAACGTGGCTGATAGCACAG GGTTGGCAGAGCTGGCACACCGTGAATATCAGTCAGGAGATTTTGAGGCAGCTGAGCGCCACTGTATGCAGCTGTGGAGGCAGGAGCCGGATAATACTGGCGTACTGCTGCTGCTCTCCTCTATCCACTTCCAGTGTCGCAGGCTTGACAG GTCTGCCCACTTTAGCACGCTGGCCATTAAGCAGAACCCCATGCTGGCTGAGGCCTACTCTAACCTGGGCAATGTTTACAAGGAACGGGGTCAACTTCAGGAGGCCATTGAGCACTACCGCCACGCACTCCGTCTCAAACCGGACTTCATCGATGGATACATCAACCTGGCAGCAGCTTTGGTGGCAGCGGGGGACATGGAGGGAGCAGTTCAAGCATATGTCTCTGCTCTCCAGTATAATCCT GATCTGTATTGTGTACGCAGTGACTTGGGTAACCTGCTTAAAGCGCTTGGGCGCCTTGAAGAGGCAAAG GCTTGTTACCTGAAGGCAATTGAAACCCAGCCAAACTTTGCCGTGGCCTGGAGTAACCTGGGCTGTGTGTTCAATGCCCAGGGGGAGATCTGGCTGGCCATACATCATTTTGAGAAG GCAGTGACCCTGGACCCAAACTTTTTGGACGCTTACATCAACTTGGGCAATGTTCTGAAAGAGGCTCGTATTTTTGACAG AGCTGTTGCTGGCTATCTGCGTGCCCTCAGCCTGAGCCCCAACCACGCTGTTGTTCATGGAAACCTGGCGTGTGTGTATTATGAGCAGGGATTGATTGACCTGGCCATTGATACTTACCGTCGTGCCATTGAGCTGCAGCCACACTTTCCTGATGCATACTGCAATCTCGCTAATGCACTGAAGGAGAAGGGCAAT GTTTCTGAAGCTGAAGAGTGTTACAACACTGCGCTGCGTCTGTGCCCGACTCATGCCGACTCACTTAACAATCTGGCCAACATCAAGCGTGAGCAAGGCAACATCGAGGAAGCTGTGCAGCTGTACAGGAAAGCTCTGGAG gtGTTCCCTGAATTTGCTGCTGCCCATTCAAACCTGGCCAGTGTCCTGCAGCAGCAGGGGAAACTTCAGGAAGCTCTCATGCACTATAAGGAGGCAATCag AATCAGCCCCACATTTGCTGATGCTTACTCTAACATGGGCAACACTCTGAAAGAGATGCAGGATGTTCAGGGGGCGCTGCAGTGCTACACTCGAGCCATACAGATCAACCCCGCTTTTGCAGATGCTCACAGTAACTTGGCTTCAATACACAAG GATTCTGGGAACATACCTGAAGCGATTGCATCGTACCGCACTGCCCTGAAGCTCAAGCCTGACTTCCCTGATGCTTATTGTAACCTGGCTCACTGTCTACAG ATTGTATGTGACTGGACTGACTACGATGAGCGCATGAAGAAGCTAGTGAGCATTGTGGCTGATCAACTGGACAAGAACCGTCTGCCATCTGTGCATCCCCATCACAGCATGCTCTACCCTCTCTCTCACGGTTTTCGAAAGGCGATTGCAGAGAGACATGGCAACTTGTGTCTGGATAAG ATCAATGCTCTTCATAAACCTGCCTATGAGCATCCAAAGGACTTGAAAACCAGTGGAGGCCGTTTGCGTGTGGGTTACGTTAGCTCTGATTTTGGCAACCATCCCACTTCCCACCTGATGCAGTCCATCCCTGGCATGCACAACTCTGAGAAGTTCGAG GTGTTTTGCTATGCTCTCAGCCCTGATGACAGCACCAACTTCAGAGTTAAAGTCATGGCAGAGGCTCATCATTTCATTGACCTTTCACAG ATCCCCTGTAACGGAAAGGCAGCAGACAGGATTCATCAAGATGGAGTCCACATCCTGGTCAACATGAATGGTTATACTAAAGGAGCACGCAATGAGCTTTTTGCATTGCGCCCTGCAGCCATTCAG GCCATGTGGCTTGGATACCCAGGCACCAGTGGAGCTCCTTTCATGGACTACATTATCACTGATAAGGAGACGTCTCCTTTTGAAGTTGCAGAGCAGTACTCTGAGAAAATGGCCTACATGCCAAACACTTTCTTCATTGGAGATCATGCCAATATGTTCCCTCACCTCAAG AAAAAAGCAGTGATAGACTTCAAGTCAAATGGCCATATATTTGACAATCGCATCGTACTGAATGGCATCGATCTGAAAGCCTTCCTGGAAAGCCTGCCAGATATCAAAATTGTAAAG ATGGAATGTGACGGACAAGAGTCCACTGACAGTAACGGGGCCCTCTCCATGCCCGTCATCCCTATGAACACAGCCGCTGAGGCCATCATTAACATGATCAACCAGGGCCAGATCCAGGTCACCATCAATGGCTTTACGGTCAGCAATGGCCTGGCTACCACTCAG atTAACAACAAAGCTGCAACAGGAGAAGAAGTTCCCAGAACAATTGTGGTGACCACCCGTTCGCAATATGGCCTCCCTGAAGACTCCATTGTCTATTGTAACTTCAACCAGCTCTATAAGATTGACCCTCCCACGCTGCAGATGTGGGCCAAT ATCCTGAAGCGTGTGCCCAACAGTGTGCTCTGGCTGCTGCGCTTCCCGGCTGTGGGTGAGCCTAATATCCAACAGTACGCTCAGAACCTGGGCCTGCCTGCCTCTCGCATCATCTTCTCCCCCGTGGCTCCCAAAGAGGAGCATGTGAGACGCGGACAGCTGGCGGATGTGTGCCTGGACACGCCTCTCTGTAACGGACACACCACAGGCATGGATGTGCTGTGGGCTGGGACCCCCATGGTTACTATGCCag GAGAGACCCTGGCCTCGCGGGTCGCCGCCTCTCAGCTCACCTGTCTTGGCTGCCCTGAGCTCATCGCCCAGAGCCGTCAGGAGTATGAAGATGTTGCTGTGAAGCTCGGCACTGACATGGAGTT CCTGAAGAAGGTTCGCGCCCGCGTGTGGAAGCAGCGCATCTGCAGCCCGCTCTTCAACACCAAGCAGTACACCTTGGACCTGGAGAGACTCTACCTGCAGATGTGGGAGCATTACGCCGCCGGAGGCAAACCTGAGCCCCTGGTCAAAATGCAGGCTCTGGAGAGCAGCGAGAGCACCTAG
- the ogt.1 gene encoding UDP-N-acetylglucosamine--peptide N-acetylglucosaminyltransferase 110 kDa subunit isoform X3 — translation MACYLKAIETQPNFAVAWSNLGCVFNAQGEIWLAIHHFEKAVTLDPNFLDAYINLGNVLKEARIFDRAVAGYLRALSLSPNHAVVHGNLACVYYEQGLIDLAIDTYRRAIELQPHFPDAYCNLANALKEKGNVSEAEECYNTALRLCPTHADSLNNLANIKREQGNIEEAVQLYRKALEVFPEFAAAHSNLASVLQQQGKLQEALMHYKEAIRISPTFADAYSNMGNTLKEMQDVQGALQCYTRAIQINPAFADAHSNLASIHKDSGNIPEAIASYRTALKLKPDFPDAYCNLAHCLQIVCDWTDYDERMKKLVSIVADQLDKNRLPSVHPHHSMLYPLSHGFRKAIAERHGNLCLDKINALHKPAYEHPKDLKTSGGRLRVGYVSSDFGNHPTSHLMQSIPGMHNSEKFEVFCYALSPDDSTNFRVKVMAEAHHFIDLSQIPCNGKAADRIHQDGVHILVNMNGYTKGARNELFALRPAAIQAMWLGYPGTSGAPFMDYIITDKETSPFEVAEQYSEKMAYMPNTFFIGDHANMFPHLKKKAVIDFKSNGHIFDNRIVLNGIDLKAFLESLPDIKIVKMECDGQESTDSNGALSMPVIPMNTAAEAIINMINQGQIQVTINGFTVSNGLATTQINNKAATGEEVPRTIVVTTRSQYGLPEDSIVYCNFNQLYKIDPPTLQMWANILKRVPNSVLWLLRFPAVGEPNIQQYAQNLGLPASRIIFSPVAPKEEHVRRGQLADVCLDTPLCNGHTTGMDVLWAGTPMVTMPGETLASRVAASQLTCLGCPELIAQSRQEYEDVAVKLGTDMEFLKKVRARVWKQRICSPLFNTKQYTLDLERLYLQMWEHYAAGGKPEPLVKMQALESSEST, via the exons ATG GCTTGTTACCTGAAGGCAATTGAAACCCAGCCAAACTTTGCCGTGGCCTGGAGTAACCTGGGCTGTGTGTTCAATGCCCAGGGGGAGATCTGGCTGGCCATACATCATTTTGAGAAG GCAGTGACCCTGGACCCAAACTTTTTGGACGCTTACATCAACTTGGGCAATGTTCTGAAAGAGGCTCGTATTTTTGACAG AGCTGTTGCTGGCTATCTGCGTGCCCTCAGCCTGAGCCCCAACCACGCTGTTGTTCATGGAAACCTGGCGTGTGTGTATTATGAGCAGGGATTGATTGACCTGGCCATTGATACTTACCGTCGTGCCATTGAGCTGCAGCCACACTTTCCTGATGCATACTGCAATCTCGCTAATGCACTGAAGGAGAAGGGCAAT GTTTCTGAAGCTGAAGAGTGTTACAACACTGCGCTGCGTCTGTGCCCGACTCATGCCGACTCACTTAACAATCTGGCCAACATCAAGCGTGAGCAAGGCAACATCGAGGAAGCTGTGCAGCTGTACAGGAAAGCTCTGGAG gtGTTCCCTGAATTTGCTGCTGCCCATTCAAACCTGGCCAGTGTCCTGCAGCAGCAGGGGAAACTTCAGGAAGCTCTCATGCACTATAAGGAGGCAATCag AATCAGCCCCACATTTGCTGATGCTTACTCTAACATGGGCAACACTCTGAAAGAGATGCAGGATGTTCAGGGGGCGCTGCAGTGCTACACTCGAGCCATACAGATCAACCCCGCTTTTGCAGATGCTCACAGTAACTTGGCTTCAATACACAAG GATTCTGGGAACATACCTGAAGCGATTGCATCGTACCGCACTGCCCTGAAGCTCAAGCCTGACTTCCCTGATGCTTATTGTAACCTGGCTCACTGTCTACAG ATTGTATGTGACTGGACTGACTACGATGAGCGCATGAAGAAGCTAGTGAGCATTGTGGCTGATCAACTGGACAAGAACCGTCTGCCATCTGTGCATCCCCATCACAGCATGCTCTACCCTCTCTCTCACGGTTTTCGAAAGGCGATTGCAGAGAGACATGGCAACTTGTGTCTGGATAAG ATCAATGCTCTTCATAAACCTGCCTATGAGCATCCAAAGGACTTGAAAACCAGTGGAGGCCGTTTGCGTGTGGGTTACGTTAGCTCTGATTTTGGCAACCATCCCACTTCCCACCTGATGCAGTCCATCCCTGGCATGCACAACTCTGAGAAGTTCGAG GTGTTTTGCTATGCTCTCAGCCCTGATGACAGCACCAACTTCAGAGTTAAAGTCATGGCAGAGGCTCATCATTTCATTGACCTTTCACAG ATCCCCTGTAACGGAAAGGCAGCAGACAGGATTCATCAAGATGGAGTCCACATCCTGGTCAACATGAATGGTTATACTAAAGGAGCACGCAATGAGCTTTTTGCATTGCGCCCTGCAGCCATTCAG GCCATGTGGCTTGGATACCCAGGCACCAGTGGAGCTCCTTTCATGGACTACATTATCACTGATAAGGAGACGTCTCCTTTTGAAGTTGCAGAGCAGTACTCTGAGAAAATGGCCTACATGCCAAACACTTTCTTCATTGGAGATCATGCCAATATGTTCCCTCACCTCAAG AAAAAAGCAGTGATAGACTTCAAGTCAAATGGCCATATATTTGACAATCGCATCGTACTGAATGGCATCGATCTGAAAGCCTTCCTGGAAAGCCTGCCAGATATCAAAATTGTAAAG ATGGAATGTGACGGACAAGAGTCCACTGACAGTAACGGGGCCCTCTCCATGCCCGTCATCCCTATGAACACAGCCGCTGAGGCCATCATTAACATGATCAACCAGGGCCAGATCCAGGTCACCATCAATGGCTTTACGGTCAGCAATGGCCTGGCTACCACTCAG atTAACAACAAAGCTGCAACAGGAGAAGAAGTTCCCAGAACAATTGTGGTGACCACCCGTTCGCAATATGGCCTCCCTGAAGACTCCATTGTCTATTGTAACTTCAACCAGCTCTATAAGATTGACCCTCCCACGCTGCAGATGTGGGCCAAT ATCCTGAAGCGTGTGCCCAACAGTGTGCTCTGGCTGCTGCGCTTCCCGGCTGTGGGTGAGCCTAATATCCAACAGTACGCTCAGAACCTGGGCCTGCCTGCCTCTCGCATCATCTTCTCCCCCGTGGCTCCCAAAGAGGAGCATGTGAGACGCGGACAGCTGGCGGATGTGTGCCTGGACACGCCTCTCTGTAACGGACACACCACAGGCATGGATGTGCTGTGGGCTGGGACCCCCATGGTTACTATGCCag GAGAGACCCTGGCCTCGCGGGTCGCCGCCTCTCAGCTCACCTGTCTTGGCTGCCCTGAGCTCATCGCCCAGAGCCGTCAGGAGTATGAAGATGTTGCTGTGAAGCTCGGCACTGACATGGAGTT CCTGAAGAAGGTTCGCGCCCGCGTGTGGAAGCAGCGCATCTGCAGCCCGCTCTTCAACACCAAGCAGTACACCTTGGACCTGGAGAGACTCTACCTGCAGATGTGGGAGCATTACGCCGCCGGAGGCAAACCTGAGCCCCTGGTCAAAATGCAGGCTCTGGAGAGCAGCGAGAGCACCTAG